From Deltaproteobacteria bacterium GWC2_65_14, the proteins below share one genomic window:
- a CDS encoding cell division protein FtsW: MNLGRRHENLVLTLCTAILAGLGAVMVYSASSVTAGANAKLGYDAAHYFKRQILFLVMGGSLALFLSRIDYDLYRRRIWPILGVTFVLLVLVFVPGIRHVANGASRWINARAFTFQPSELAKFALIAYAAYAIDRKGENPREGWRVFLPMLGVMGIPVALILKEPDFGMAVVIAVSFLAVLFIAGFPWKLLAGVGAAGAIGVALAIAAKPYRMARLAAFLDPFSQAQTSGYQVVQSLIAFSNGGLLGTGIGAGKQKLFYLPEMHTDYIFSVIGEELGFAGVVAVGACFVTLVWVGFRIARRARDPFGKYLAMGLSTTIGVQALTNMMVGLKMLPPKGMVLPFLSYGGSSLVLHLAVIGVLTNISMKGAEAVVAEDDPRRRRDRRSRVPGDRIG, from the coding sequence ATGAACCTCGGGAGGCGGCACGAGAACCTGGTCCTGACGCTGTGCACCGCCATTCTGGCCGGCCTTGGCGCGGTGATGGTGTACAGCGCCTCCTCGGTCACCGCCGGCGCCAACGCGAAGCTCGGTTACGACGCGGCCCACTACTTCAAGCGGCAGATCCTCTTCCTCGTGATGGGGGGCTCCCTCGCCCTGTTCCTCTCCCGGATCGACTACGACCTCTACCGCCGGCGGATCTGGCCGATCCTGGGGGTCACCTTCGTCCTCCTCGTCCTGGTGTTCGTCCCGGGAATCCGGCATGTGGCGAACGGGGCCTCCCGCTGGATCAACGCCCGGGCCTTCACCTTCCAGCCCTCCGAGCTCGCGAAGTTCGCGCTGATCGCCTACGCGGCCTACGCGATCGACCGGAAGGGGGAGAACCCCCGGGAGGGATGGCGCGTCTTCCTGCCGATGCTCGGGGTGATGGGGATCCCCGTGGCGCTGATTCTCAAGGAGCCGGATTTCGGGATGGCGGTCGTGATCGCCGTCTCCTTCCTGGCGGTCCTGTTCATCGCGGGGTTCCCGTGGAAGCTTCTGGCGGGCGTCGGTGCGGCGGGGGCGATCGGGGTCGCTCTGGCGATCGCCGCCAAGCCCTACCGGATGGCCCGGCTGGCCGCCTTTCTCGACCCCTTCTCCCAGGCGCAGACCTCGGGATACCAGGTGGTCCAGTCGCTCATCGCCTTCTCGAACGGGGGGCTCCTCGGCACCGGGATCGGCGCGGGGAAGCAGAAGCTCTTTTACCTGCCCGAGATGCACACCGACTACATCTTCTCGGTGATCGGGGAGGAGCTCGGGTTCGCGGGAGTGGTCGCGGTGGGGGCCTGCTTCGTCACGCTGGTCTGGGTGGGGTTCCGGATCGCCCGGCGGGCCCGGGATCCGTTCGGGAAATATCTCGCGATGGGGCTGTCGACCACGATCGGCGTCCAGGCGCTGACGAACATGATGGTGGGGCTGAAGATGCTTCCCCCGAAGGGGATGGTGCTCCCCTTCCTGAGCTACGGGGGGAGCTCCCTGGTTCTCCACCTGGCCGTGATCGGGGTCCTGACGAACATTTCGATGAAAGGAGCGGAAGCGGTTGTCGCTGAGGATGATCCTCGCAGGCGGCGGGACCGGCGGTCACGTGTTCCCGGGGATCGCATTGGCTGA
- a CDS encoding UDP-N-acetylenolpyruvoylglucosamine reductase, producing the protein MGTVEEVFGARMREFTTVGIGGAADRMMFPQSSREVQAVLEPLRESGAEPLALGAGSNLLVSDEGVRGTVLCLKRHMGKVLFSGGASVVAEAGTMLPRLAVLCALSGLSGAEELAGIPGTVGGGLTMNAGAYGRSIAQILEWAEIVSFEGGLHRVAAREIRFSYRESGFPLRGIVVRAGFRMEPAPTDRVFTRMKELNEKRRAAQPWGERTFGSIFRNPGGKEGAGRLLERAGMKGAREGDLSISEKHANFMINRGRGSSGDALRLMERCREAVHANAGVALVPEVRIWGKRDG; encoded by the coding sequence ATGGGAACGGTCGAAGAGGTCTTCGGCGCCAGGATGCGGGAGTTCACGACGGTCGGGATCGGCGGGGCCGCCGACCGGATGATGTTCCCCCAGTCTTCGCGGGAGGTCCAGGCGGTCCTGGAGCCGCTGCGGGAGTCCGGCGCGGAGCCGCTGGCGCTCGGGGCGGGAAGCAACCTGCTGGTGTCGGACGAGGGGGTCCGGGGAACCGTGCTCTGCCTGAAGCGGCACATGGGGAAGGTCCTCTTTTCCGGGGGCGCCTCGGTCGTCGCCGAGGCGGGGACGATGCTCCCGCGGCTCGCCGTCCTGTGCGCGCTCTCCGGCCTCTCCGGCGCGGAGGAGCTCGCCGGGATCCCCGGGACGGTCGGGGGGGGGCTGACGATGAACGCCGGGGCCTACGGGCGGTCGATCGCCCAGATCCTCGAGTGGGCCGAGATCGTCTCCTTCGAGGGGGGGCTGCACCGCGTCGCCGCACGGGAGATCCGGTTCTCCTATCGGGAATCCGGATTCCCCCTCCGGGGAATCGTCGTCCGGGCCGGATTCCGGATGGAGCCGGCGCCGACGGACCGGGTGTTCACCCGGATGAAGGAACTGAACGAGAAGCGGCGCGCCGCGCAGCCCTGGGGGGAGCGCACCTTCGGGTCCATCTTCCGGAACCCGGGAGGGAAGGAGGGGGCGGGGCGCCTGCTCGAGAGGGCGGGGATGAAGGGGGCCCGCGAAGGGGACCTCTCGATCTCGGAGAAGCATGCCAATTTCATGATCAACCGGGGGCGGGGGAGCTCGGGCGACGCGCTGCGGCTCATGGAGCGGTGCCGGGAGGCGGTCCATGCCAACGCAGGCGTCGCACTCGTCCCGGAGGTGCGGATCTGGGGGAAGCGGGATGGCTGA
- a CDS encoding UDP-N-acetylmuramate--L-alanine ligase: MYRKGLGIHFVGIGGIGMSGIAELLLNLGYLVSGSDLRRSDTTARLESLGATIRIGHAAGHVPDDGHVVVVSSAVRPGNPEVEEARRRKIPVIQRAEMLAELMRMKYGIAIAGTHGKTTTTSMVATVLAAAGWDPTAVVGGKLNSLGSNAKLGSGDFLVAEADESDGSFLRLSPTVAVVTNIDPEHLDYYSGIGQIKETFLHFINRVPFYGFAVLCIDHPNVQELLPSVTKTFVTYGFSAQADYRAEEPVPDGMSSRFLVQRRGERLGEIEVRAPGLHNMSNALAAVAVASELGIPFGKIQEGLADYQGVLRRFQVKGERGGVTVVDDYAHHPAEVRATLAAARSVWPGRRIVAGFQPHRFSRTQALFRDFLSAFHEADLLVLFEVYPAGEEPIPDATGERLGDAIREHGHKAVIYAGQAGEAAEAVASRLQPGDIFLTMGAGDVWKVGERVLSG; encoded by the coding sequence GTGTATAGGAAGGGGCTCGGGATCCACTTCGTCGGGATCGGCGGGATCGGGATGAGCGGCATCGCCGAGCTGCTGCTGAACCTCGGGTATCTCGTCTCCGGCTCGGACCTGCGCCGCTCCGATACGACGGCGCGGCTGGAGAGCCTGGGAGCAACGATCCGGATCGGGCACGCGGCCGGCCATGTCCCGGACGACGGGCATGTCGTGGTGGTGTCCTCCGCGGTCCGGCCGGGGAACCCGGAGGTGGAGGAGGCGCGGCGGCGGAAGATCCCCGTGATCCAGCGGGCGGAGATGCTGGCGGAGCTGATGCGGATGAAGTACGGGATCGCGATCGCCGGGACCCACGGGAAGACGACCACGACCTCGATGGTGGCGACGGTGCTGGCCGCGGCCGGATGGGACCCCACGGCGGTGGTGGGGGGGAAGCTGAACAGCCTGGGGTCGAACGCGAAGCTCGGCTCCGGCGATTTCCTCGTGGCGGAGGCGGACGAGAGCGACGGATCGTTCCTCCGGCTCTCCCCGACCGTGGCCGTCGTGACGAACATCGACCCCGAGCACCTCGACTACTATTCCGGGATCGGGCAGATCAAGGAGACCTTCCTCCACTTCATCAACCGGGTTCCCTTCTACGGGTTCGCGGTCCTCTGCATCGACCATCCGAATGTCCAGGAACTCCTCCCGTCGGTCACGAAAACCTTCGTCACCTACGGGTTCTCCGCGCAGGCCGATTACCGGGCGGAGGAGCCGGTTCCGGACGGGATGAGCAGCCGCTTCCTCGTCCAGCGCAGGGGGGAGCGGCTCGGGGAGATCGAGGTCCGGGCCCCGGGCCTCCACAACATGAGCAACGCCCTCGCGGCGGTCGCGGTCGCCTCCGAGCTGGGGATCCCGTTCGGAAAGATCCAGGAGGGACTGGCCGACTACCAGGGGGTCCTGCGGAGATTCCAGGTGAAGGGGGAGCGGGGGGGGGTGACGGTGGTGGACGACTACGCGCATCACCCCGCGGAGGTCCGCGCCACGCTGGCCGCCGCGCGATCGGTCTGGCCGGGGAGGAGGATCGTGGCGGGATTCCAGCCCCACCGGTTCTCCCGGACGCAGGCGCTCTTCCGCGATTTCCTCTCCGCGTTCCACGAGGCGGACCTCCTGGTCCTGTTCGAGGTCTACCCCGCGGGGGAGGAGCCGATTCCCGACGCCACGGGGGAGCGCCTCGGGGACGCGATCCGGGAGCACGGGCACAAGGCGGTGATCTACGCCGGGCAGGCCGGGGAGGCGGCGGAAGCCGTCGCCTCCCGGCTGCAGCCCGGCGATATCTTTCTGACCATGGGGGCCGGCGATGTCTGGAAAGTCGGAGAACGCGTTCTATCCGGTTAG